The genomic region ACGTAATAAAAAAAGATATACCTAACACTTTTCAAAACACTGCTTATATATCTTTTAAAGGTACATTATCTTTTTTTGAACCATATTTAGGTTTAGATATGGGTTATTATATTATAGATAATATAGCCTTAGGCATATCAGGAGAATTAAATGTAATTGGTTATCCATTATCAAGATGGAATATTGAAGGATATACAAAATATAACTTTAATAGATTTTATTCAAAATTTGGTTTAGGTTATCACAATGATATATACAACATAGCAAATACAATATATTATTTAACATTTAATCCTGGTTATGAATTAAATAATTTTAGTATAGAATTACCTTTAAAATTGGGATATAATTTAGGTCAATTAATTTTTGATCCTGGTTTGAATTTATATATAACAATAAAATTTTAATTTGGGGGTATAATATGAAAAAAGTTTTTATTCCTATAATTACACTAATACTCATTCTTATTTCATGTATGAATTTGAATAATCCTCCAACCATACCTAATAATCCAGTGCCAGCAGATAAAGCAAAAGATATTCCAGTTAATACAACATTAAGTTGGAATGCTACAGATCCAGATAAAGATATACTAATATACAAGGTATATTTTGGAGAAAATAGTAATCCACCATTGGTTAATAAAGGACAGGTGGATAATAAATATAATCCCGGAATATTAAAATATAATACAACATATTATTGGAAAATAGTTGCTATAGATAGTAATGGTTTCAAGACAGAAGGAGATATATGGTCATTTACTACTAAACCACAAAACACAGCACCAGAATTAGAAATAACTTATCCAAAAAATAATTCAACTAATATAGAATTAAATCCAACAATAACCTGGAGCGCAACAGATAATGAAAATGATGAAGTTAAATACAATGTATATTTAAACGGAGAATCAAAAACAGAAAATTACACATCAAAATCATATCAATTATCTAACTTAAATACCAATACAACATACACAGTAAAAATAGTAGTTATAGATGAATATAATGCAATAACAGAAAAAACAGTATCATTTACAACAACAAAAGCACCAACAATATCATTAAATAAACCAGATAATAATTCCACAGTAATTGGTAAAGAAATAACATTATCATGGACAGCGTCTGATCCAGATAATGATACTTTGACATATGATATATATTTAGATAAAAACACTAACCCAACAACAAAAGTAAAATCAGATATAACAGAAACAAGTACAACAATAACAGTAAATGATTACAGAACATACTATTGGAAAGTAGTTGCTAAAGATGATAAAGGAGCCAAAACAGAAAGTAATATATATACTTTTACTAACAAAATACCTCGATGGCAAAAAACTTTCGGTGGTTCAAATGGTGATATGGCACACTCAATTCAACAAACAACAGATGGTGGTTATATCGTTGCTGGTACTACTTATTCAAATGATGGTGATGTTTCTGGTAATCATGGATATTACGATTATTGGATAATAAAGTTAGATGAGAAGGGGAACTTAAAATGGCAAAAAACTTTTGGAGGATCTGATATGGATGAAGCTTATTCAATACAAGAAACTAGCGATAATAATTTTATTATTGCTGGATATACAAGATCAACAGATAAAGACATATCAAATAATCATGGAAATTTTGATTATTGGATAATAAAAACTGACAGTGAAGGAAATTTGCTTTGGCAAAAAACTTTCGGAGGTAATGGTGAAGATATTGCTTTTTCAATATTAGAAACAAACAATGATAATTTTATTATTGCAGGCACTTCTGCTTCTAATAATGGAAAATTTTCTAATAATCATGGTGATTTTGATTACTGGATAATAAAGACCAATAATGAAGGTAACTTGCTTTGGCAAAAAAAC from Marinitoga aeolica harbors:
- a CDS encoding fibronectin type III domain-containing protein, translated to MKKVFIPIITLILILISCMNLNNPPTIPNNPVPADKAKDIPVNTTLSWNATDPDKDILIYKVYFGENSNPPLVNKGQVDNKYNPGILKYNTTYYWKIVAIDSNGFKTEGDIWSFTTKPQNTAPELEITYPKNNSTNIELNPTITWSATDNENDEVKYNVYLNGESKTENYTSKSYQLSNLNTNTTYTVKIVVIDEYNAITEKTVSFTTTKAPTISLNKPDNNSTVIGKEITLSWTASDPDNDTLTYDIYLDKNTNPTTKVKSDITETSTTITVNDYRTYYWKVVAKDDKGAKTESNIYTFTNKIPRWQKTFGGSNGDMAHSIQQTTDGGYIVAGTTYSNDGDVSGNHGYYDYWIIKLDEKGNLKWQKTFGGSDMDEAYSIQETSDNNFIIAGYTRSTDKDISNNHGNFDYWIIKTDSEGNLLWQKTFGGNGEDIAFSILETNNDNFIIAGTSASNNGKFSNNHGDFDYWIIKTNNEGNLLWQKNFGGSDWDIAYSMQKTNDNCFIIVGYTKSNDNDILFNHGNFDYWIVKIDSYGNLLWQKTFGGSNDDYAQSIEKTSDGGFIIVGYTNSNDSDVTDNHGDYDYWVIKIDNNGNLLWQKTFGGSKNDYAYNIKKTIDNNFIISGESYSNDGDVTDNHGNYDYWIIKIDNNGNLLWQKTFGGSDNDCAQSVEEANYGSLIITGYTKSNNGDITNNHGSYDYWIIKTDKNGNIQ